In Planctomycetia bacterium, the sequence TTTGGCACGGGCGTGGTGGAGGCAAAGCGCGACTACGAGGCGAAAGGAGCGTTTCGGCACGTGGCGGAAGAAACGGTGAAGCGGGTTTTCTATTCCGACGCACCACTGACGCATCAGCAGGCAGATCGGCTGGCGGAGATCATGGCGTTGAACTCGCGACGGACGGATGGGAAATTCGATATCGATGCGATGGATCGCAACAGCGTGTTCGCGCAAGCTCAGGGGATACTCTCGCCTGCACAGCTAGCCGCTTTCCGTGAGGTCGACGCGGAGCAGAGGCGACAGCGGGAACTGGAGCAGAGGGCGCAGTCGGAACGGAAGAACGTGGCGGCGCCGTCCAAGTGATGGCCGAGCAGACGGACATTCCGATAGGCGTGCACGCATCGTGTCGTCCGGCTTTTCAACTTCGGTGATTCAACGCGGCGCGGGCGGCGCGGGTCCAACCGATCAACGGCGGAAGCGATACCAGACCACGTTGCGGGACTCGCGACCAGCTAGCAAAATTTCCGGAGCACCGTCGCCATCGAGGTCCGCGGTCTTCAGGTCGTACGCTTGCTGCTGGTTGCCGGTGTCGATGTCGCGCGCCACAAACGAGCCGCGGCCATCATTCTCATACCAGCGAACAACGAATGCGGTGTAAGACGACGCGGCCACGTCGAGGTCGCCGTCGCCATCGAAGTCCGCCACGCCGAGCGCGTGCGGATTGGCGAGCGCGCTGTCGATCTCATGTTTCTGCCACGTTGGATTCTTGAACCAGAAAACGCCCTTGCCGTGGCCGCAGCTCGCGACGAGGTCCGGCTTGCCGTCGCCGTCCACGTCCGCCACTCGGACATTCGTGGCGCCTTTTTCGCGCGCAATGACGTGCTTGGTCCACGGTTCATCGGTCACTGCGCTGCGTTGCCACCAGGTGAAGGTGCCGGCCCCGGAATCGCCCAGGATGATGTCGCCGCGACCGTCCTGATCCACGTCGCCAACTTCCAGATAATGCGGCCGGCCATCGGCACCCGCGCGGGTAACGATCTCCCGGCTAAACGCGGATGCGCCGCGCGCCGGCGTGCGGAACCAGACGA encodes:
- a CDS encoding VCBS repeat-containing protein; translation: MNSPLSSSLRRALTSGVALIGFAGAAAEPKSGTWERHAFALPESIWSVAALDANGDGKPDLIAMGVTKVFALLSPQWTPHVVFDAKDGKMLYCVALDADHDGDTDLVVGRYQIPWIEFRNAQAAGKTATPPQGPDFSVAWLENTGKTDTPWPLHVIDRELNGIHGLAIGDLDGDGRPDVIADSISGPHFPNSVVWFRTPARGASAFSREIVTRAGADGRPHYLEVGDVDQDGRGDIILGDSGAGTFTWWQRSAVTDEPWTKHVIAREKGATNVRVADVDGDGKPDLVASCGHGKGVFWFKNPTWQKHEIDSALANPHALGVADFDGDGDLDVAASSYTAFVVRWYENDGRGSFVARDIDTGNQQQAYDLKTADLDGDGAPEILLAGRESRNVVWYRFRR